In a genomic window of Taylorella equigenitalis ATCC 35865:
- a CDS encoding catalase has translation MAKKKNNEKMEFPEKFPSEKHPYLKECPVTKLTTQFGIPVPNNQDSKSAGARGPLLSEDIWLHEKLANFVREVIPERRMHAKGSGAHGVFTVTNDITKYTCAKLFSEVGKKTDIFVRFSTVAGERGAADAERDIRGFSMKFYTEEGNWDLVGNNTPVFFFRDPRKFPDLNKAVKRDPHTNLRSPAYNWDFWTLLPEAFHQVTILMSDRGIPKSYRHMHGFGSHTYSFINDKKERFWVKFHMRTQQGIENLTDDEAEKLIGKDRESHQRDLYNAIDKGDYPKWTMYVQIMPEKEAEEVPYHPFDLTKVWPKGDYPLIEVGEFELNRNPENYYLDVEQAAFAPSNLVPGIGASPDRMLQARLFNYSDAQRYRLGVNYHQIPVNKPRCPIMSNHRDGAIRVDDNFGSLPHYEPNSFNQWQEQIEYQEPPLKINGDAAHWNYREDDDDYFSQPRALFELMNDEQKQALFDNTAGNLGDAPDFIKERHIANCERCHPDYAKGVREAIKKASMHEKKRNV, from the coding sequence ATGGCTAAGAAAAAAAATAATGAAAAAATGGAATTTCCTGAAAAATTCCCTTCTGAAAAACACCCTTATCTTAAAGAATGCCCTGTTACTAAATTAACTACCCAATTTGGCATACCAGTTCCTAACAATCAAGATAGTAAAAGTGCAGGAGCTAGGGGACCTTTGCTTTCTGAAGATATTTGGTTGCATGAGAAATTAGCCAATTTTGTCCGTGAAGTTATTCCAGAGCGCCGTATGCATGCTAAAGGTTCTGGAGCTCATGGTGTTTTTACAGTAACTAACGATATCACTAAATATACCTGTGCGAAATTATTCAGCGAAGTAGGCAAAAAAACTGATATATTTGTTCGTTTTTCTACTGTAGCTGGTGAGCGGGGAGCTGCAGATGCTGAGCGTGATATACGTGGATTTTCTATGAAATTCTATACTGAGGAAGGAAACTGGGACTTAGTAGGAAATAACACTCCTGTCTTCTTTTTTAGAGACCCTCGTAAATTTCCAGATTTAAATAAAGCTGTAAAACGCGACCCACACACAAATTTAAGAAGTCCTGCTTACAATTGGGATTTTTGGACATTATTGCCAGAAGCATTCCACCAAGTAACTATATTGATGTCAGACCGTGGCATTCCTAAGTCATATAGACACATGCATGGATTTGGATCTCATACTTATAGCTTTATAAACGACAAAAAAGAAAGATTCTGGGTTAAGTTCCATATGAGAACCCAACAAGGTATCGAAAACTTAACTGATGATGAAGCTGAAAAACTCATTGGTAAAGACCGTGAGAGCCACCAAAGAGATTTATACAATGCTATAGATAAAGGTGATTATCCTAAATGGACTATGTATGTACAGATTATGCCTGAAAAAGAGGCTGAAGAAGTTCCATATCATCCATTTGACTTAACTAAGGTTTGGCCAAAAGGTGACTATCCACTTATCGAAGTTGGTGAATTTGAACTTAATCGTAATCCAGAAAATTACTATTTAGATGTAGAGCAAGCTGCATTTGCTCCTAGTAATCTAGTTCCTGGTATCGGTGCATCTCCTGACCGTATGTTGCAAGCTAGACTTTTTAATTACTCTGATGCACAAAGATATAGATTGGGTGTAAATTACCATCAAATTCCAGTTAATAAACCAAGATGCCCGATTATGAGCAATCACAGAGACGGAGCTATTCGTGTAGATGATAATTTTGGGTCATTGCCACATTATGAACCTAATAGCTTTAATCAATGGCAGGAACAAATAGAATACCAAGAACCCCCATTGAAAATTAATGGCGATGCAGCTCACTGGAATTACCGTGAGGATGATGATGACTACTTTAGTCAACCACGTGCACTTTTTGAACTTATGAACGATGAGCAAAAACAAGCTTTATTTGATAATACTGCGGGCAACTTAGGTGATGCTCCTGACTTTATCAAAGAAAGGCATATAGCAAATTGTGAGCGTTGCCATCCAGATTACGCAAAAGGTGTTAGAGAGGCAATTAAAAAAGCTTCTATGCATGAGAAAAAACGTAACGTTTAA
- the murF gene encoding bifunctional UDP-N-acetylmuramoyl-L-alanyl-D-glutamate--2,6-diaminopimelate ligase MurE/UDP-N-acetylmuramoyl-tripeptide--D-alanyl-D-alanine ligase MurF has translation MYEILNWLKQHVDLDAHLRLDSRDIQKGDVFVACKGHKGDGKEFLTDAIENGASAILIEDNLDIVVLQTPVLVVKNLRQKLGELADAWYGSPSSKIAVIALTGTNGKTSCAHWISKALNSINIPCATIGTLGTILPSGENLGGSLTTPDVLSVHRILATLVARGIEIVTIEASSIGIEQGRLDSVQIKIAGFTNLTLDHLDYHKSMQEYEEAKTSLFLRDGLECAIFNLDDMAGVRMYEKSKASRNLGYSILSNSKAVITASELEFHDYGLSFNIQLPEGKSQVITRLAGRHNIYNLLLVAGVLSHLNVSVEKIVEIIATIRPVPGRLELIDIQPFSSSRLINLPHVYVDYSHTPDALANAIKALEVVKNIRGGKMACVFGCGGDRDKTKRPVMAKVASECADDIYITSDNPRTENASDILNDILKGAKKYSFSHIDRAYTILHAILNASKNDTILIAGKGHEDYQEINGVKHHFDDSHWAGIGLMLRAGYKINTDSRTLKSDEIFLAIKGENFDGHDFLETIDCIGAIVSKPNPKAKVRQFIVDDTTLAMGTIAKAWRSQFDIPVIAVCGSNGKTTCKEMIASILKSYAGDGAYFATRGNLNNHIGVPKSLLSLTDNHRIAVFELGMNHPGEIEYLSGLAKPTIAVVTNAQREHQEFMKSVEAVARENGSVFQSLDADGVAIYPRSSPYSYIWDEQSRHCKSITFGEAGSVNATNISYDSEGSSFTVDVESEKLNIHLSILGDHNIQNALAAIATTLSAGIDKKYIESGLAEFKAVKGRLQKHILKDGTVILDDTYNANPDSVIAAIDILKTLATPRTLVLGDMGEVGVDGVQMHEEIGAYARENGIDNLLTLGELTKFAQEKFGDNTHFNSHDELAKFLISLHSKSIIIKGSRFMKMEKVLEALTKD, from the coding sequence ATGTATGAAATTTTGAATTGGCTTAAGCAGCATGTAGATTTAGATGCTCACTTGAGACTTGATAGCAGAGACATCCAAAAAGGGGATGTCTTTGTCGCTTGTAAAGGGCATAAAGGAGACGGGAAAGAGTTTTTAACAGATGCCATAGAAAACGGTGCCTCTGCAATCCTTATTGAAGATAATTTAGATATTGTTGTTTTACAAACGCCAGTATTAGTAGTTAAAAACCTTCGTCAAAAGTTAGGGGAGCTTGCAGATGCCTGGTATGGTAGTCCATCAAGCAAGATAGCGGTTATTGCTCTAACAGGAACTAATGGTAAAACATCATGTGCTCATTGGATTTCAAAGGCACTGAATTCCATAAATATACCGTGTGCGACTATTGGAACTTTGGGTACGATATTGCCTTCAGGAGAAAACCTTGGGGGTAGCCTAACAACTCCAGATGTTTTAAGTGTACATAGGATTTTAGCTACTCTTGTTGCACGTGGAATTGAAATTGTGACGATTGAGGCCTCATCTATAGGTATAGAGCAAGGACGTTTAGATTCAGTTCAAATTAAGATAGCGGGATTTACAAATCTTACTTTAGATCATCTAGACTATCATAAATCGATGCAAGAATACGAAGAAGCCAAGACTTCCTTGTTTTTGCGAGATGGTTTAGAGTGTGCAATTTTTAACCTTGATGATATGGCTGGGGTTCGTATGTACGAAAAAAGTAAAGCTAGTCGTAATCTTGGTTACAGTATATTATCCAACTCAAAAGCTGTCATAACTGCATCAGAACTTGAATTTCACGATTATGGACTATCTTTCAATATACAGTTGCCTGAGGGTAAGTCGCAAGTTATAACTAGACTTGCTGGTCGTCACAATATTTATAATCTCCTTTTAGTAGCAGGTGTTCTAAGTCACTTAAATGTAAGTGTAGAAAAAATAGTAGAAATTATAGCCACAATAAGACCTGTTCCTGGTCGCCTTGAACTTATAGATATTCAACCGTTTTCAAGTTCTAGACTTATAAATTTACCTCATGTATATGTTGATTATTCACATACTCCAGATGCATTGGCAAATGCGATAAAAGCTCTTGAAGTCGTAAAAAATATTAGAGGCGGAAAGATGGCATGTGTATTTGGCTGTGGAGGAGATAGAGACAAAACTAAAAGACCTGTAATGGCCAAAGTAGCTTCTGAGTGTGCAGATGATATTTATATAACTAGCGATAATCCAAGAACTGAAAATGCTAGTGATATCTTAAATGACATACTGAAAGGGGCAAAAAAATACTCATTCTCACATATTGATAGAGCATACACAATTCTTCATGCAATACTAAATGCTTCGAAAAATGACACCATACTTATTGCTGGCAAAGGGCATGAGGATTATCAAGAAATAAATGGTGTTAAGCATCACTTTGATGATTCTCATTGGGCTGGGATTGGCTTGATGCTTAGGGCGGGTTATAAAATCAATACGGATAGTAGAACTCTAAAATCTGACGAGATTTTCTTGGCAATAAAGGGAGAGAATTTTGATGGGCATGATTTTCTAGAAACTATTGATTGCATAGGGGCAATAGTAAGCAAACCCAATCCAAAAGCTAAAGTTAGACAATTTATAGTAGACGATACCACTTTGGCAATGGGTACTATTGCTAAAGCATGGCGATCTCAATTCGATATACCTGTTATTGCAGTGTGTGGATCGAATGGAAAAACCACGTGCAAGGAAATGATAGCCTCTATATTAAAGTCTTATGCTGGAGATGGAGCCTATTTCGCTACTAGAGGTAATCTTAATAATCATATTGGCGTTCCAAAAAGTCTTCTAAGTCTTACAGATAATCATAGAATTGCAGTATTTGAACTTGGAATGAATCATCCAGGTGAAATAGAGTATCTCTCAGGGTTAGCAAAACCTACAATTGCAGTAGTTACAAATGCACAGCGTGAGCATCAAGAGTTTATGAAAAGTGTTGAAGCGGTAGCCAGGGAAAATGGCAGTGTTTTCCAGTCTTTAGATGCTGATGGTGTAGCTATTTACCCGAGAAGTTCACCGTATTCCTATATATGGGATGAGCAGTCTAGACACTGTAAATCTATTACATTTGGAGAAGCTGGGTCAGTTAATGCCACTAATATCTCATATGACTCTGAGGGATCTAGTTTCACTGTCGATGTAGAGAGTGAAAAATTAAATATTCACTTATCAATTTTAGGTGATCATAATATCCAAAATGCACTTGCAGCTATAGCCACTACTTTAAGTGCAGGTATAGATAAAAAATATATTGAATCAGGCTTGGCTGAATTTAAAGCAGTCAAGGGTCGATTGCAGAAACATATATTGAAAGACGGCACCGTAATTCTAGACGATACATATAATGCAAATCCTGACTCAGTTATAGCAGCTATTGATATCCTTAAAACCTTAGCTACTCCACGTACATTGGTATTGGGTGATATGGGGGAAGTTGGTGTTGATGGTGTGCAAATGCATGAAGAAATAGGGGCCTACGCAAGGGAAAATGGTATAGATAATCTTTTAACATTGGGCGAGCTAACTAAATTCGCACAAGAAAAATTTGGCGATAACACACACTTTAATAGTCATGATGAACTTGCTAAATTTTTAATTTCACTACATTCAAAATCAATCATCATCAAGGGCTCTAGATTTATGAAAATGGAAAAAGTTCTTGAGGCTCTTACTAAGGATTAA
- the mraY gene encoding phospho-N-acetylmuramoyl-pentapeptide-transferase encodes MLYAFFISFADKYTFLKIFDYITFRAVFACLTSILLGLSAGPYVIRKLTELKVGQAVRAYGPKEHLAKNGTPTMGGVLILISIAISTFLWADLTNRFVWVVLLVTLGFGAIGWADDYKKIVYRDPEGMKSKEKFMWQTIVGIVAAIYLSFAVAVPANTDLWPLFKEWVMSGFTMGLPTRADLIVPFFKNVSYPLGVFGFAALTWIVIVGSSNAVNLTDGLDGLAIMPTVMVGGALGIFAYVVGRVDYSGYFLFPYIPGASEMLVLCAALGGAGLAFLWFNTYPAQVFMGDVGALALGGMLGCIAVIARQEIVFFVMGGVFVAETISVMLQVSWFRYTKKKYGEGRRILKMAPLHHHFEEVGWKETQVVVRFWIITIVLVLIGLSTLKLR; translated from the coding sequence ATGTTGTACGCTTTTTTCATTTCTTTTGCTGACAAATATACGTTTTTAAAAATATTTGATTACATAACTTTTAGGGCCGTTTTTGCCTGCTTAACATCAATTTTGCTTGGTTTAAGTGCTGGACCATATGTTATTCGTAAACTTACTGAGTTAAAAGTAGGTCAAGCTGTTAGAGCTTACGGACCAAAAGAACATTTAGCAAAAAACGGTACTCCAACTATGGGTGGAGTTTTGATCCTTATATCGATTGCTATTAGTACATTCTTATGGGCCGATTTGACTAATCGTTTTGTGTGGGTCGTTTTGTTAGTTACGTTAGGTTTTGGTGCCATTGGTTGGGCCGACGATTACAAAAAAATTGTTTATCGTGACCCTGAGGGTATGAAATCAAAAGAAAAGTTCATGTGGCAAACCATTGTTGGTATCGTTGCAGCTATATATTTAAGTTTTGCTGTTGCAGTCCCAGCAAATACGGACTTATGGCCTTTATTTAAAGAATGGGTTATGAGTGGTTTTACGATGGGACTTCCTACTAGAGCTGATTTAATAGTTCCATTTTTTAAAAATGTTAGTTATCCGCTCGGTGTTTTTGGATTTGCTGCGTTGACATGGATAGTGATAGTTGGCTCGAGTAATGCAGTAAATCTAACTGATGGATTGGATGGGTTAGCCATTATGCCTACAGTGATGGTTGGTGGAGCATTAGGTATTTTTGCATATGTTGTTGGGCGCGTAGATTATTCAGGTTATTTTCTTTTCCCTTACATTCCTGGTGCCTCAGAAATGTTAGTCCTATGCGCAGCTCTTGGTGGTGCGGGTCTTGCATTTCTTTGGTTTAACACATACCCAGCTCAAGTTTTCATGGGTGATGTAGGGGCTCTGGCTCTTGGAGGTATGTTGGGGTGTATTGCAGTTATAGCCCGTCAGGAAATTGTGTTTTTTGTAATGGGCGGTGTCTTTGTTGCAGAGACCATCTCAGTCATGTTGCAGGTTTCTTGGTTTAGATATACAAAGAAAAAATATGGTGAAGGCAGAAGAATATTAAAAATGGCACCTCTGCACCATCACTTTGAAGAAGTGGGTTGGAAGGAAACTCAAGTTGTAGTTAGATTTTGGATAATCACAATTGTTTTGGTTTTAATTGGATTATCTACATTAAAACTTAGGTAG
- the rsmH gene encoding 16S rRNA (cytosine(1402)-N(4))-methyltransferase RsmH, which produces MEFKHVSVLLYETINALVHPEFHVKRNQFRECLTGKFTKSGLYVDGTFGRGGHSRYLLSLLDKNSKLVVFDKDPMAIEAAESLKKEDGRVLVVHGAFSTMSDVLSDLGITKVDGITMDLGISSPQIDDGTRGFSFMRDGPLDMRMDNSKGLTAAEWLASADVELIAKVIKEYGEERFAFQIAKAIASRREHNPIRTTHELAELIAANVRTREKGQHPATRTFQAIRIYINEELEELSRSLTSAIELLKVGGRLSVISFHSLEDRIVKQFIAKESNPASEFARLPIREVDMPKGNLKSLGKLTATEDEILKNPRSRSAILRVAERIEGQR; this is translated from the coding sequence ATGGAATTCAAACACGTAAGTGTACTTTTATATGAAACTATAAACGCCCTTGTGCATCCAGAGTTTCATGTAAAAAGGAACCAATTTCGTGAATGCCTCACAGGAAAATTTACAAAGAGTGGATTGTATGTCGATGGTACTTTTGGACGAGGCGGTCACAGTCGTTATCTTTTAAGTTTATTGGATAAGAATTCAAAACTAGTTGTTTTCGATAAGGATCCAATGGCAATTGAGGCGGCTGAAAGTTTAAAAAAAGAAGATGGTCGTGTGTTGGTAGTACATGGAGCATTTTCAACTATGTCTGATGTCTTAAGTGATTTGGGGATTACTAAGGTTGATGGCATAACAATGGATTTAGGGATTTCATCCCCCCAAATTGATGATGGAACTCGTGGGTTTTCATTTATGAGGGATGGTCCTTTGGATATGCGTATGGATAATTCCAAGGGATTAACTGCTGCTGAATGGCTTGCGAGTGCTGATGTTGAACTTATAGCAAAGGTGATTAAGGAATATGGCGAAGAACGGTTTGCTTTCCAGATTGCAAAGGCGATTGCAAGTCGCCGCGAACACAACCCAATACGCACCACGCACGAATTGGCCGAGCTCATCGCAGCCAACGTCAGGACTCGTGAAAAAGGGCAGCACCCGGCAACAAGGACCTTTCAAGCTATACGGATTTACATCAATGAGGAACTTGAAGAGTTATCACGCAGCCTCACGTCAGCTATAGAGCTATTAAAGGTAGGTGGACGCTTATCAGTTATAAGCTTTCACTCGCTTGAGGACAGGATTGTGAAGCAGTTTATCGCTAAGGAATCGAATCCTGCCTCTGAGTTTGCTAGATTACCCATAAGGGAGGTCGATATGCCTAAGGGTAATCTTAAGAGTTTAGGAAAGCTCACTGCTACTGAAGATGAGATTCTTAAGAATCCTAGATCTCGGTCAGCTATTTTGAGAGTGGCTGAAAGAATAGAAGGCCAAAGATGA
- the glyQ gene encoding glycine--tRNA ligase subunit alpha yields MLTFQQLILTLQSYWSDHGCTLLQPIDLEVGAGTSHTATLLRAIGPEPWNAAYVQPSRRPKDGRYGENPNRLQHYYQYQVVLKPAPPEILELYIGSLKAIGIEPLEHDIRFVEDDWENPTLGAWGLGWEVWLNGMEVTQFTYFQQVGGLDCQATTGEITYGLERIAMYLQDVQSVYDLVWTYNRNGEPVYYRDIFHQNEVEQSTYNFEYADVPTLFKHFKDYESQAQALVNLENPLALPAYEQVLKAAHTFNLLDARGAISITERAAYIGRIRNLSKLVAQCYYDSREKLGFPMLKKEEMNV; encoded by the coding sequence ATGCTAACTTTTCAGCAATTAATTCTTACGCTTCAATCATATTGGAGCGACCATGGGTGCACACTTCTACAACCGATTGATCTTGAAGTTGGTGCAGGAACTTCGCATACGGCTACATTGCTTAGGGCCATTGGTCCTGAGCCGTGGAATGCTGCCTATGTGCAACCTTCGCGCCGACCTAAAGATGGGCGTTATGGAGAGAATCCAAATCGTCTTCAGCACTATTATCAGTATCAAGTTGTTTTAAAACCTGCTCCGCCTGAAATCCTTGAACTTTACATAGGATCTCTTAAGGCTATTGGTATAGAACCCTTAGAACACGATATTAGATTTGTTGAGGATGACTGGGAAAATCCAACTCTTGGAGCTTGGGGGTTAGGCTGGGAAGTTTGGCTAAATGGTATGGAGGTTACTCAGTTTACGTATTTCCAACAAGTGGGTGGTCTCGACTGTCAAGCCACCACTGGTGAAATCACATATGGCTTAGAACGTATCGCTATGTATTTGCAGGACGTTCAAAGTGTTTACGATTTAGTATGGACCTATAATCGAAACGGGGAACCCGTTTATTATCGTGACATTTTTCATCAAAATGAAGTTGAGCAATCTACTTACAATTTTGAATACGCAGATGTTCCAACCCTCTTCAAGCATTTCAAAGATTATGAGTCTCAGGCTCAAGCTTTAGTTAATTTGGAGAACCCATTGGCATTGCCAGCCTATGAGCAGGTACTAAAAGCCGCCCACACATTTAATTTATTGGATGCACGAGGTGCTATCAGTATTACCGAGCGGGCTGCCTATATAGGTAGAATTAGAAACTTATCTAAACTTGTTGCTCAATGCTATTACGATTCGCGTGAAAAGCTAGGTTTTCCTATGCTTAAAAAGGAAGAGATGAATGTCTAA
- a CDS encoding peptidoglycan D,D-transpeptidase FtsI family protein, giving the protein MKLFSKKNGHNRRASHNVVRSYDVCRGKKTLFNRTNILFIFMVGGFAIVGGRALYQQTWNNDFLRQEGDSRYEARFPLKAERGRITDRNGEFLATSVPASSIWVVPEQLLVAPAEKISELTKALNLNEKELIAKLNKHKNRHFLFLRRQVDLQVSEAVRTLKIKGVNIDSESKRYYPQGSLMAHVVGFTNIEDNGIEGLERQFNKKLEGQDGSRVVIRNRLGEVIEDVNSTDSLPAKHGENIDLTIDTRVQYIAATALQKAIKKHNAESGAAIVADIDTGEILAMISIPTYDPNDKKARKGSALRNRVVTDIFEPGSIIKPFVVGLALDAKVATKKTIFPTGNGTWKYHGATITDVSKRNGNLDLTGLLRRSSNIGMAMLSDKLNAEQMWTVFTALGFGQSPSISFPGVSSGRVRPWKTWKPIEKATMSYGYGLSVSLVQIAQAYTAFARDGDMVPLSLIKNSNNKHSVQVYSPQVARDVRHMLEEASGSQGTKIQSQVNGYRIGGKSGTARQIVKGRYSTDLHRGSYVSIAPISNPKIVVAVTIDKPKKEGYYGTVTAGPVNAEITENTLRYLGIPPDAILNNLEAKKTKSPNQG; this is encoded by the coding sequence TTGAAATTGTTTTCTAAGAAAAATGGTCATAATAGGAGAGCGAGCCATAATGTAGTTCGTTCATATGATGTTTGTCGCGGAAAGAAAACTCTTTTCAATAGGACAAATATACTATTTATTTTTATGGTAGGCGGTTTTGCAATTGTTGGTGGAAGGGCTTTATATCAGCAAACTTGGAATAATGATTTTTTACGTCAAGAAGGTGATAGTCGTTATGAAGCTCGCTTTCCTTTGAAAGCAGAACGAGGAAGAATTACAGACCGTAATGGAGAATTTTTAGCAACCAGTGTTCCTGCAAGTAGCATTTGGGTTGTTCCTGAACAATTGCTAGTTGCTCCTGCAGAAAAAATATCTGAACTTACTAAAGCATTAAATCTGAACGAAAAAGAGCTTATTGCCAAACTAAATAAACATAAAAACCGTCATTTTTTGTTTTTAAGAAGGCAGGTTGATTTACAAGTTTCCGAAGCTGTTCGTACCCTAAAAATTAAGGGCGTGAATATTGACTCAGAAAGTAAGCGTTATTATCCGCAAGGCTCATTAATGGCTCATGTTGTCGGATTTACTAATATCGAGGATAATGGCATAGAGGGTCTTGAGCGTCAATTTAATAAAAAACTTGAAGGGCAGGACGGTTCTCGCGTAGTAATTAGAAATAGACTAGGTGAGGTTATTGAGGACGTAAATTCTACTGATAGCTTACCTGCAAAACATGGTGAAAATATCGATTTAACTATCGATACTCGAGTCCAATATATTGCCGCTACTGCACTTCAAAAAGCAATAAAAAAACATAACGCAGAATCGGGTGCAGCTATAGTTGCAGATATTGACACTGGTGAGATATTGGCAATGATAAGTATCCCAACCTATGACCCTAATGACAAAAAAGCACGTAAAGGGTCTGCACTTAGAAATAGAGTTGTAACTGACATTTTCGAGCCAGGTTCTATTATTAAACCATTTGTGGTTGGATTGGCACTTGATGCGAAAGTGGCTACCAAAAAAACCATCTTTCCTACAGGAAATGGCACATGGAAGTATCATGGAGCGACCATTACAGACGTTTCAAAAAGAAATGGTAATCTCGATTTGACAGGTCTTTTACGCAGATCTAGTAATATTGGGATGGCAATGCTCTCTGATAAACTCAACGCAGAGCAGATGTGGACTGTATTTACAGCACTTGGGTTTGGACAGTCACCGTCTATATCATTTCCTGGGGTGTCGTCTGGTCGTGTGAGACCTTGGAAAACTTGGAAGCCCATCGAAAAAGCAACTATGTCATATGGATACGGTCTATCTGTTTCCTTAGTGCAAATTGCACAAGCATATACTGCATTTGCAAGAGATGGAGACATGGTGCCATTAAGCCTAATCAAGAATTCAAACAATAAACACTCGGTACAAGTATATTCTCCCCAAGTTGCACGTGATGTAAGGCATATGCTTGAGGAGGCTTCAGGTTCTCAAGGTACGAAAATTCAATCCCAAGTTAATGGGTACCGAATTGGTGGAAAATCTGGTACTGCAAGACAGATTGTAAAAGGTAGATATTCGACTGACCTTCATAGGGGGTCGTACGTAAGCATTGCCCCGATATCTAATCCTAAAATCGTAGTTGCTGTGACCATTGATAAGCCGAAAAAAGAAGGTTATTACGGTACAGTAACTGCAGGTCCAGTAAATGCAGAAATTACCGAAAATACGCTTAGATATTTAGGTATACCGCCAGATGCTATTTTGAATAATCTTGAAGCCAAAAAAACCAAGTCTCCGAATCAAGGATAA
- the mraZ gene encoding division/cell wall cluster transcriptional repressor MraZ yields the protein MFQGNSALSLDNKGRMTIPARYRDVLSTDFRGELTITRNLDGGLLIYPRSEWESKRKVIMNLPSSHRNLQRLLLGNAQDVAIDGSGRVLIAPELRDVADIVKEVVLVGMGGHFELWDAEKFAKQQEADIEAIDLSALGNFVL from the coding sequence ATTTTTCAAGGTAACAGTGCTTTATCGCTAGATAACAAGGGAAGGATGACCATTCCAGCCCGTTATCGTGATGTATTAAGCACGGATTTCCGAGGAGAACTTACCATTACTCGAAACCTTGATGGTGGTTTGCTGATTTACCCCAGGTCAGAATGGGAATCCAAAAGAAAAGTCATTATGAACCTACCTTCATCGCATCGTAATTTGCAGAGGCTTTTATTGGGTAATGCACAGGATGTAGCGATTGATGGGTCAGGGCGAGTTTTAATTGCTCCGGAGCTGCGTGACGTTGCGGACATAGTTAAAGAAGTCGTCCTGGTTGGCATGGGCGGCCATTTTGAGCTGTGGGATGCAGAGAAATTTGCTAAGCAGCAAGAAGCGGACATTGAGGCTATTGACTTGAGTGCTCTAGGTAACTTTGTCTTGTGA
- the ftsL gene encoding cell division protein FtsL, protein MRVVIFILLLVSFFIYSAMQLVIVRYEQRLVYNDIVRVQNAQQKLNEVWSYLQLERANLSSTINVDKQIKEKLDLKNPELGEIIYINLPDSNKSADEPKQ, encoded by the coding sequence ATGAGAGTAGTAATTTTTATTCTTTTGCTGGTGAGTTTTTTTATATACAGTGCCATGCAGCTCGTAATTGTTCGATATGAGCAAAGGCTTGTATATAACGATATTGTGCGTGTGCAAAATGCACAGCAAAAATTAAATGAGGTTTGGAGTTATCTACAACTAGAAAGGGCTAACTTGTCTTCTACGATTAATGTAGATAAACAGATAAAAGAAAAGTTAGACCTTAAGAATCCTGAATTAGGTGAAATTATTTATATAAATTTACCTGATTCTAATAAGTCTGCTGATGAACCTAAACAATAG